In the genome of Saccharomonospora viridis DSM 43017, one region contains:
- a CDS encoding amino acid permease — MSVGSESGSPDSPPADSTTAPYVERGDIGYRQSLSSLQMQMIAIGGAVGVGLFLGLGDQLHSVGPGLVLSYAVVGVLVYLLMRALGEMSVYRPTTGAFVSYAREFVGPRFAHLTGWLYVTVAILVGIAEISAVGVYTAYWFPNAPEWLSALVALCLVFGSNILTVRAFGLIESVAAAVKVIAIVLFLVTGLLVVFLGGPFGWETEASVTNLWSGGFLPHGILPAIVVMQVVVFSFSAVEVTATAAGEAKDAAVALPKAVRGVVLRLGLFYIGSVLVLAMLLPTERYSGGESPFVTALASLNVPYLGGIMNVVVLSASLSGVNAALYATVRLLRNLAAHGSAPKWTVRMSGQGVPVGALWFVGVLYLAGAVLILFADAGSIFSLALGSASVCILLSWISIFVSHLRFSAQVRSGAIAPVSFRMPGTPYTNWCCLALLGVLVVSLLFDFSGDTGFYSLVVTMSLVAVHLATYEFVKRRVAREGLPDVTPV; from the coding sequence ATGTCCGTAGGCAGCGAATCCGGGTCGCCCGACAGCCCACCGGCGGACTCCACGACGGCCCCCTACGTCGAACGCGGCGACATCGGCTACCGACAGAGCCTGTCGAGTCTGCAGATGCAGATGATCGCCATCGGGGGAGCCGTCGGTGTCGGTCTCTTCCTCGGCCTCGGGGATCAGCTGCACTCCGTCGGCCCCGGACTCGTGCTGTCCTACGCGGTCGTCGGCGTGCTGGTGTACCTGCTGATGCGGGCACTCGGCGAGATGTCCGTCTACCGGCCGACCACCGGGGCCTTCGTCTCCTACGCACGGGAGTTCGTCGGCCCCCGGTTCGCCCACCTGACCGGCTGGCTCTACGTCACCGTCGCCATCCTGGTCGGCATCGCCGAGATCTCCGCCGTCGGCGTGTACACCGCGTACTGGTTCCCGAACGCGCCGGAATGGCTCTCCGCGCTGGTGGCGTTGTGTCTGGTCTTCGGGTCGAACATCCTCACGGTGCGGGCGTTCGGGCTGATCGAGAGTGTCGCGGCCGCCGTCAAGGTGATCGCGATCGTGCTGTTTTTGGTCACGGGACTGCTGGTGGTGTTCCTCGGCGGCCCCTTCGGCTGGGAGACCGAGGCCAGCGTGACCAACCTCTGGTCGGGCGGTTTCCTGCCGCACGGGATCCTGCCGGCGATCGTGGTGATGCAGGTCGTGGTGTTCTCCTTCTCCGCCGTGGAGGTCACCGCGACGGCGGCCGGTGAGGCGAAGGACGCCGCGGTGGCCCTGCCGAAGGCGGTGCGCGGGGTCGTGCTGCGGTTGGGCCTGTTCTACATCGGTTCGGTCCTCGTGCTGGCGATGCTGTTGCCCACCGAGCGCTACAGCGGCGGTGAGTCGCCTTTCGTCACCGCGCTGGCGAGCCTGAACGTGCCGTATCTCGGCGGCATCATGAACGTCGTCGTGCTCAGCGCCTCGCTGTCCGGGGTGAACGCCGCGCTGTACGCGACGGTGCGCTTGCTGCGCAATCTGGCCGCGCACGGTTCGGCGCCGAAGTGGACGGTGCGGATGTCGGGCCAGGGGGTCCCCGTCGGGGCCTTGTGGTTCGTCGGGGTCCTCTACCTCGCCGGAGCGGTGCTGATCCTGTTCGCCGACGCCGGGTCGATCTTCTCCCTCGCGCTCGGCTCGGCCTCGGTGTGCATCCTCCTCAGCTGGATCTCGATCTTCGTGTCCCACCTGCGCTTCAGCGCCCAGGTCCGGTCCGGCGCCATCGCCCCCGTGTCCTTCCGGATGCCCGGAACGCCGTACACCAACTGGTGCTGCCTGGCGCTGCTGGGCGTGCTGGTCGTGTCGCTGCTGTTCGACTTCAGTGGGGACACCGGGTTCTACAGCCTGGTGGTGACCATGTCACTGGTCGCGGTCCACCTGGCGACCTACGAGTTCGTGAAGCGGCGCGTGGCACGTGAGGGCCTGCCGGACGTCACTCCCGTCTGA
- a CDS encoding 2,3-dihydro-2,3-dihydroxybenzoate dehydrogenase has translation MRDDGIAGATAIVTGAGRGIGLAVARELHARGATVAALDRSTDELASHIDQPRFTAITADVTDPDRVHEVVSQVEHDLGPIDILVNVAGVLHPGDVVDYSDEDWEHTFAVNTTAVFTVSRAVTRLMIPRRRGVVITVSSNAAGVPRRGMAAYAASKAAATMFTKCLGLELAEYGIRCNVVAPGSTDTPMQRKLWNTGGADAVIRGDLDDFRTGIPLGRIAEPEDIAAAVVFLASDQARHITMHDLYVDGGATLRA, from the coding sequence ATGCGGGACGACGGGATCGCGGGCGCGACGGCCATCGTCACCGGTGCGGGACGGGGCATCGGTCTGGCCGTGGCACGGGAATTGCACGCCCGGGGCGCGACCGTCGCCGCGCTGGACCGCTCCACCGACGAGCTCGCCTCCCACATCGACCAGCCGCGGTTCACCGCGATCACCGCTGACGTCACCGACCCGGACCGGGTCCACGAGGTGGTGTCGCAGGTGGAACACGACCTCGGCCCGATCGACATCCTGGTCAACGTCGCCGGGGTCCTCCATCCCGGCGACGTGGTGGACTACTCCGATGAGGACTGGGAGCACACCTTCGCCGTGAACACCACCGCGGTGTTCACCGTCTCCCGAGCCGTGACCCGCCTGATGATCCCCCGCCGTCGCGGGGTCGTCATCACCGTGTCCTCCAACGCGGCCGGCGTGCCGCGCCGGGGGATGGCCGCCTACGCCGCGTCCAAGGCCGCCGCCACCATGTTCACCAAGTGCCTCGGTTTGGAACTGGCCGAGTACGGGATCCGTTGCAACGTGGTCGCCCCCGGCTCCACCGACACCCCGATGCAGCGCAAACTCTGGAACACCGGTGGAGCCGACGCGGTGATCCGCGGTGATCTGGACGACTTCCGGACGGGCATCCCGCTGGGCAGGATCGCCGAGCCCGAGGACATCGCGGCGGCCGTGGTCTTTTTGGCCTCCGACCAGGCCCGGCACATCACGATGCACGACCTCTACGTCGACGGCGGCGCGACACTGCGGGCCTAG
- a CDS encoding DHA2 family efflux MFS transporter permease subunit, with the protein MSSGVRGGGTLERTGAPLLGVAFILVLGTFMASLDATIVAVGIDTLVEEFDASVADIQWVTTAYLLAIVTVMPMSGWLADRFGGRRTWLTAVAVFLLGSVACAVAWSVPSLVVFRVLQGLGGGLLPPTGQALLARVAGPERIGRIISVVSVVPLLSPVLGPLIGGSILSVAEWPWLFLVNIPIGLVAMVLAWRYVPVVAPTDRSAPFDVRGAMLLPPGLAVLVFGLTELADTGQGGTFDVAIVALAVGVGMLVAFGVHGMRSRRPALLDVRLFTRPPFGAAATALLAVAASVFGTMFLLPLFLQAGRGLSAWEAGLLLAPQGVGAAVGALVVSRIIGQFAPRTLVLTGMALIAIGTVPFTQLPDLGDGVIAVALLVRGMGSALIGAPTMNIVYSRIEATQTARASSALNLMHYVGGSLGTAVLAVVLQTRLSAEGVDVTSAFAGCFWWVLGLCVVAALWAVRLPRRVERARSS; encoded by the coding sequence ATGAGTAGCGGTGTGCGGGGTGGCGGCACCCTGGAGCGGACCGGCGCACCGTTGCTGGGAGTGGCGTTCATCCTGGTGCTCGGCACCTTCATGGCGTCGTTGGACGCCACGATCGTCGCTGTCGGTATCGACACCCTCGTCGAGGAGTTCGATGCCTCGGTCGCCGACATCCAGTGGGTGACGACGGCGTATCTGCTGGCGATCGTCACCGTGATGCCGATGTCGGGGTGGTTGGCGGATCGGTTCGGCGGCCGTCGCACCTGGCTGACGGCCGTGGCGGTGTTCCTGCTGGGGTCCGTGGCCTGCGCTGTGGCGTGGTCGGTCCCCAGCCTGGTGGTGTTCCGCGTGCTGCAGGGCCTGGGTGGGGGGCTGTTGCCCCCGACGGGGCAGGCGCTGCTCGCACGCGTGGCCGGACCGGAACGGATCGGTCGGATCATCAGCGTGGTGTCGGTGGTTCCCCTGTTGTCCCCGGTGCTGGGGCCGCTGATCGGCGGGTCGATCCTGTCGGTGGCCGAGTGGCCGTGGTTGTTCCTCGTGAACATCCCGATCGGTCTGGTCGCGATGGTGCTCGCGTGGCGTTACGTGCCCGTCGTCGCCCCCACCGACCGGAGCGCACCGTTCGACGTCCGGGGGGCGATGCTGCTGCCACCCGGGTTGGCCGTGCTGGTGTTCGGCCTGACGGAACTCGCGGACACCGGCCAAGGCGGCACATTCGACGTCGCGATCGTCGCCTTAGCCGTGGGGGTGGGCATGCTGGTGGCCTTCGGGGTGCACGGCATGCGGTCCCGACGTCCGGCGTTGCTCGACGTCCGGTTGTTCACGCGGCCTCCGTTCGGCGCGGCGGCCACCGCGTTGTTGGCGGTCGCCGCGTCGGTGTTCGGCACCATGTTCCTGTTGCCGTTGTTCCTGCAGGCCGGGCGCGGACTGTCGGCATGGGAGGCCGGGCTGCTGCTGGCCCCCCAGGGGGTGGGGGCAGCCGTGGGGGCCTTGGTGGTGAGTCGCATCATCGGCCAGTTCGCCCCTCGGACGCTGGTGCTCACCGGTATGGCGTTGATCGCGATCGGCACCGTGCCGTTCACCCAACTGCCCGACCTCGGCGACGGGGTCATCGCCGTCGCACTGCTGGTGCGGGGGATGGGCTCGGCGTTGATCGGGGCGCCGACGATGAACATCGTGTACAGCCGGATCGAGGCCACACAGACCGCTCGTGCCTCCAGCGCGCTCAACCTCATGCACTACGTCGGTGGTTCGCTGGGCACCGCCGTGCTCGCGGTGGTGTTGCAGACCCGGTTGTCGGCCGAGGGGGTCGACGTGACCTCCGCGTTCGCCGGGTGTTTCTGGTGGGTGCTCGGACTGTGCGTGGTCGCGGCGCTGTGGGCGGTGAGACTGCCGAGGCGGGTCGAACGGGCGAGGTCCTCGTGA